The following are from one region of the Corylus avellana chromosome ca1, CavTom2PMs-1.0 genome:
- the LOC132188420 gene encoding photosystem II 22 kDa protein, chloroplastic-like gives MAQTMLLMSGVSTSHVVDLKRDTLLNFQIQKLRPKSFSHLLLPPLPTDHSSLSQPFTTFALFKSKTKAPPKKVVVPKPKVEDGIFGTSGGIGFTKQNELFVGRVAMIGFAASLLGEGITGKGILAQLNLETGIPIYEAEPLLLFFILFTLLGAIGALGDRGKFVDDPPTGLEKAVIPPGKSIRSALGLKEGGPLFGFTKSNELFVGRLAQLGIAFSLIGEIITGKGALAQLNIETGLPISEIEPLVLFNVIFFFFAALNPGTGKFVTDEEDN, from the exons ATGGCTCAAACCATGTTGCTCATGTCTGGTGTTTCTACTAGCCATGTGGTGGATCTGAAGAGAGACACTTTACTCAATTTCCAAATTCAAAAACTAAGGCCCAAATCCTTCTCTCATCTACTGCTCCCTCCTCTTCCTACTGATCATTCTTCTTTATCCCAACCATTTACCACTTTTGctctcttcaaatcaaaaaccaaagCCCCTCCCAAGAAG GTTGTAGTGCCAAAGCCAAAGGTTGAAGACGGCATCTTTGGCACCTCCGGGGGCATTGGCTTCACAAAGCAGAATGAGCTCTTCGTGGGTCGCGTTGCCATGATTGGCTTTGCT GCATCCTTATTAGGTGAAGGAATCACAGGGAAAGGAATTCTAGCACAATTGAATCTGGAAACTGGAATCCCCATCTATGAAGCTGagcctcttcttctcttcttcattcTCTTCACCCTGCTTGGAGCCATAGGCGCTTTGGGTGATCGTGGTAAATTCGTTGATGACCCACCCACAGGTCTTGAAAAGGCTGTGATCCCCCCTGGCAAAAGCATCAGATCCGCACTGGGCCTTAAAGAAGGAG GTCCGCTGTTTGGATTTACAAAGTCAAACGAGCTGTTTGTAGGAAGATTGGCTCAGTTGGGGATTGCTTTCTCTTTGATTGGAGAAATTATAACCGGGAAAGGAGCTTTAGCGCAACTAAACATTGAGACAGGGCTTCCCATCAGTGAGATTGAGCCACTTGTGTTGTTCAAcgtaatcttcttcttctttgccgCATTGAATCCTGGAACTGGTAAATTTGTGACAGATGAGGAAGACAATTAA
- the LOC132166899 gene encoding uncharacterized protein LOC132166899: MARTAQNENKAGIFFLATLVLWFVSVWFEIVFNKRKELLCVIAGCCFYQAANRVIRFWLSRDPLFVNTSVSLLHSSITSVSVVFILVNEWLKNGSNGMFEHSQLFGGTWPWAYPALCFSCGYFAYDQLDMLHYQLYSGRIPAILVHHLILLICFTLALYRNVTINYLILTLICELHSIFLHVRKVRRMTGIRDAKSKIVKLEWVLNWLTFFLARVVSHILITAKLIRDAHKFGRGVELPLALFGMAGMNLLNIFLGIDLFNAFRKEKNSQANGRRHHE, from the exons ATGGCTAGAACAGCGCAAAATGAGAACAAAGCGGGGATTTTCTTCTTGGCTACCCTGGTGCTTTGGTTCGTGTCGGTTTGGTTCGAAATAGTTTTCAACAAGCGCAAGGAGCTGCTGTGTGTCATCGCTGGCTGTTGCTTTTACCAAGCGGCCAACCGGGTCATCCGCTTTTGGCTCTCTCGGGACCCTCTCTTCGTTAACACCTCCGTTTCTCTCCTCCACTCCTCCATCACCTCCGTCTCTG TGGTATTCATTTTGGTTAATGAGTGGTTAAAAAATGGATCAAATGGAATGTTTGAGCACTCACAGCTGTTTGGGGGTACTTGGCCATGGGCATATCCTGCTTTGTGTTTCTCATGTGGTTACTTTGCATATGATCAGTTGGATATGCTGCATTACCAGTTATACAGTGGTCGGATCCCTGCCATCTTAGTCCATCATCTAATACTCCTAATATGCTTCACTCTTGCTTTATATCGAAATGTCACCATCAACTACCTTATTCTCACTCTCATTTGTGAg CTGCATTCGATATTTCTGCACGTGAGGAAAGTAAGACGAATGACTGGTATTCGTGATGCCAAGAGCAAAATTGTAAAGTTAGAATGGGTGCTTAATTGGCTCACTTTCTTTTTAGCAAGGGTTGTATCCCACATTCTCATCACCGCCAAGCTCATCAGAGATGCTCATAAGTTCGGACGAGGCGTCGAGCTGCCGCTTGCCTTATTCGGGATGGCCGGAATGAACTTGCTTAATATTTTCCTTGGCATTGATCTTTTCAATGCTTTCAGGAAAGAGAAGAATTCCCAGGCAAATGGTCGTCGCCATCATGAATGA
- the LOC132192272 gene encoding filament-like plant protein isoform X2, with the protein MEKKKWLWKRKSSDKSTGETESSGSISSHSERYSDDQTFKSSPNDNTQSPEVTSKAVASAEDVDDGSSKKDVNDSVKSLMEKLSAALVNVSAKDDLARQHAKVAEEAVAGWEKAENEVVVLKQQFESAVQQNLVLEDRVSHLDGAIKELVRQLRQSREEHEQKIDEAVVKKTREWETTRLKLENQILELQSKAEAAESDSPANADPELCHRIEYLERENSALKLELQSQSEELEIRTIERDLSTQAAEMASKQHLESIKKVAKLEAECRRLKSMASKSSPVTDHKSVTASSICVESLTDSQSESEERLSLGEVNTRKMSSSEPNKCESSCSDTWASALIAELDQFKNEKAVKRNLPASSVHIDLMDDFLEMERLAALPETKNGSHCLASEVSNQTNNVESSLRTELGTMSRRIAELEETLEKMEAQKTELEIALITSQDCIETSQLQMKEAEMKLEELQRELNIAKEKKQVVDSRLSSMEAEATTMAAKVECLEVEVQKEKALSAEIAGKCRKLEEELSRKRQEIELQKTASSNGEFKIKEEDLAVAAGKLAECQKTIASLGNQLKSLATLEDFLIDTPNLPEISAATPLIPKADGEPWKLHSNETYSPKRVVADSSKIADESSGPLTKKTEENSPPSSSSSAALSNHVSSEKNRNGFAKFFSRTKSGVRLEI; encoded by the exons ACATTCAAGTCATCTCCTAATGATAATACTCAATCACCTGAAGTCACATCAAAAGCTGTGGCAAGTGCCGAAGATGTTGATGATGGTTCATCAAAGAAAGATGTTAATGATAGTGTGAAAAGCCTGATGGAGAAGTTGTCCGCAGCTCTTGTGAATGTTAGTGCCAAAGATGACTTGGCGAGGCAGCATGCCAAAGTTGCAGAGGAAGCTGTTGCAG GTTGGGAGAAGGCTGAAAATGAAGTGGTTGTTCTAAAGCAACAATTTGAGTCTGCAGTTCAGCAAAACTTGGTGCTTGAAGATCGGGTAAGCCATCTTGATGGGGCTATCAAAGAGCTTGTTCGGCAGCTAAGACAATCAAGAGAGGAGCACGAACAAAAGATCGATGAAGCTGTGGTGAAGAAAACCCGTGAGTGGGAAACCACTAGACTCAAACTTGAGAACCAGATTCTTGAGCTCCAGAGCAAAGCAGAAGCTGCTGAATCTGATTCTCCTGCCAATGCTGATCCTGAACTTTGCCATAGAATTGaatatttagagagagagaactcaGCTCTCAAACTTGAGCTCCAATCTCAATCTGAAGAGTTGGAAATCCGGACAATTGAGAGAGACTTGAGTACCCAAGCAGCTGAGATGGCCAGCAAGCAACATTTGGAGAGCATAAAGAAGGTGGCCAAGCTTGAGGCTGAGTGCCGGAGGCTAAAATCAATGGCTTCCAAATCATCCCCGGTTACTGATCATAAATCTGTTACTGCCTCCTCAATTTGTGTTGAATCTCTCACAGATAGTCAATCAGAGAGCGAGGAGAGGCTTAGCTTGGGAGAGGTTAATACCCGCAAGATGAGTAGCTCAGAGCCAAACAAGTGTGAGTCTAGTTGCTCTGACACATGGGCGTCTGCCCTAATTGCAGAGCTTGATCAATTCAAAAATGAGAAGGCTGTTAAAAGGAATCTCCCAGCCTCTTCTGTGCATATCGATCTTATGGATGATTTTCTTGAAATGGAACGACTTGCTGCACTGCCTGAAACCAAGAATGGAAGCCATTGCCTTGCATCAGAGGTTTCCAATCAAACCAATAATGTAGAAAGTTCCCTGAGAACCGAGCTTGGAACCATGAGTCGTCGGATAGCTGAATTAGAAGAGACATTAGAAAAGATGGAAGCACAGAAAACTGAACTGGAGATTGCTCTAATTACTAGTCAAGACTGTATTGAGACATCTCAACTTCAGATGAAGGAGGCAGAAATGAAGTTGGAGGAGTTGCAAAGAGAGCTAAatattgcaaaagaaaaaaagcaagtTGTTGATTCTAGACTCTCTAGCATGGAAGCAGAAGCCACGACCATGGCTGCCAAAGTTGAATGTTTAGAAGTGGAGGTTCAAAAAGAGAAGGCTTTGTCAGCAGAAATTGCAGGTAAGTGTCGGAAATTAGAAGAAGAGCTATCAAGAAAGAGGCAGGAAATTGAACTTCAGAAAACTGCAAGCTCAAATGGTGAATTTAAGATAAAGGAG GAGGATCTAGCTGTGGCTGCTGGAAAACTTGCAGAGTGCCAGAAAACGATAGCGTCTCTTGGGAATCAACTGAAATCTCTAGCGACACTGGAAGACTTCTTGATTGACACTCCCAACCTACCAGAGATATCTGCAGCCACACCACTGATTCCCAAAGCGGATGGAGAACCGTGGAAGTTGCATTCTAATGAAACATATTCACCTAAAAGAGTAGTTGCCGACTCTTCAAAAATTGCTGATGAAAGTTCTGGTcctttaacaaagaaaactgAAGAGAACTCACCCCCATCTTCCTCTTCATCTGCTGCATTGTCAAATCATGTCAGCTCTGAGAAGAATCGAAACGGGTTTGCGAAATTTTTCTCTCGCACCAAGAGTGGGGTACGACTAGAAATTTAG
- the LOC132192272 gene encoding filament-like plant protein isoform X1 encodes MEKKKWLWKRKSSDKSTGETESSGSISSHSERYSDDQETFKSSPNDNTQSPEVTSKAVASAEDVDDGSSKKDVNDSVKSLMEKLSAALVNVSAKDDLARQHAKVAEEAVAGWEKAENEVVVLKQQFESAVQQNLVLEDRVSHLDGAIKELVRQLRQSREEHEQKIDEAVVKKTREWETTRLKLENQILELQSKAEAAESDSPANADPELCHRIEYLERENSALKLELQSQSEELEIRTIERDLSTQAAEMASKQHLESIKKVAKLEAECRRLKSMASKSSPVTDHKSVTASSICVESLTDSQSESEERLSLGEVNTRKMSSSEPNKCESSCSDTWASALIAELDQFKNEKAVKRNLPASSVHIDLMDDFLEMERLAALPETKNGSHCLASEVSNQTNNVESSLRTELGTMSRRIAELEETLEKMEAQKTELEIALITSQDCIETSQLQMKEAEMKLEELQRELNIAKEKKQVVDSRLSSMEAEATTMAAKVECLEVEVQKEKALSAEIAGKCRKLEEELSRKRQEIELQKTASSNGEFKIKEEDLAVAAGKLAECQKTIASLGNQLKSLATLEDFLIDTPNLPEISAATPLIPKADGEPWKLHSNETYSPKRVVADSSKIADESSGPLTKKTEENSPPSSSSSAALSNHVSSEKNRNGFAKFFSRTKSGVRLEI; translated from the exons GAGACATTCAAGTCATCTCCTAATGATAATACTCAATCACCTGAAGTCACATCAAAAGCTGTGGCAAGTGCCGAAGATGTTGATGATGGTTCATCAAAGAAAGATGTTAATGATAGTGTGAAAAGCCTGATGGAGAAGTTGTCCGCAGCTCTTGTGAATGTTAGTGCCAAAGATGACTTGGCGAGGCAGCATGCCAAAGTTGCAGAGGAAGCTGTTGCAG GTTGGGAGAAGGCTGAAAATGAAGTGGTTGTTCTAAAGCAACAATTTGAGTCTGCAGTTCAGCAAAACTTGGTGCTTGAAGATCGGGTAAGCCATCTTGATGGGGCTATCAAAGAGCTTGTTCGGCAGCTAAGACAATCAAGAGAGGAGCACGAACAAAAGATCGATGAAGCTGTGGTGAAGAAAACCCGTGAGTGGGAAACCACTAGACTCAAACTTGAGAACCAGATTCTTGAGCTCCAGAGCAAAGCAGAAGCTGCTGAATCTGATTCTCCTGCCAATGCTGATCCTGAACTTTGCCATAGAATTGaatatttagagagagagaactcaGCTCTCAAACTTGAGCTCCAATCTCAATCTGAAGAGTTGGAAATCCGGACAATTGAGAGAGACTTGAGTACCCAAGCAGCTGAGATGGCCAGCAAGCAACATTTGGAGAGCATAAAGAAGGTGGCCAAGCTTGAGGCTGAGTGCCGGAGGCTAAAATCAATGGCTTCCAAATCATCCCCGGTTACTGATCATAAATCTGTTACTGCCTCCTCAATTTGTGTTGAATCTCTCACAGATAGTCAATCAGAGAGCGAGGAGAGGCTTAGCTTGGGAGAGGTTAATACCCGCAAGATGAGTAGCTCAGAGCCAAACAAGTGTGAGTCTAGTTGCTCTGACACATGGGCGTCTGCCCTAATTGCAGAGCTTGATCAATTCAAAAATGAGAAGGCTGTTAAAAGGAATCTCCCAGCCTCTTCTGTGCATATCGATCTTATGGATGATTTTCTTGAAATGGAACGACTTGCTGCACTGCCTGAAACCAAGAATGGAAGCCATTGCCTTGCATCAGAGGTTTCCAATCAAACCAATAATGTAGAAAGTTCCCTGAGAACCGAGCTTGGAACCATGAGTCGTCGGATAGCTGAATTAGAAGAGACATTAGAAAAGATGGAAGCACAGAAAACTGAACTGGAGATTGCTCTAATTACTAGTCAAGACTGTATTGAGACATCTCAACTTCAGATGAAGGAGGCAGAAATGAAGTTGGAGGAGTTGCAAAGAGAGCTAAatattgcaaaagaaaaaaagcaagtTGTTGATTCTAGACTCTCTAGCATGGAAGCAGAAGCCACGACCATGGCTGCCAAAGTTGAATGTTTAGAAGTGGAGGTTCAAAAAGAGAAGGCTTTGTCAGCAGAAATTGCAGGTAAGTGTCGGAAATTAGAAGAAGAGCTATCAAGAAAGAGGCAGGAAATTGAACTTCAGAAAACTGCAAGCTCAAATGGTGAATTTAAGATAAAGGAG GAGGATCTAGCTGTGGCTGCTGGAAAACTTGCAGAGTGCCAGAAAACGATAGCGTCTCTTGGGAATCAACTGAAATCTCTAGCGACACTGGAAGACTTCTTGATTGACACTCCCAACCTACCAGAGATATCTGCAGCCACACCACTGATTCCCAAAGCGGATGGAGAACCGTGGAAGTTGCATTCTAATGAAACATATTCACCTAAAAGAGTAGTTGCCGACTCTTCAAAAATTGCTGATGAAAGTTCTGGTcctttaacaaagaaaactgAAGAGAACTCACCCCCATCTTCCTCTTCATCTGCTGCATTGTCAAATCATGTCAGCTCTGAGAAGAATCGAAACGGGTTTGCGAAATTTTTCTCTCGCACCAAGAGTGGGGTACGACTAGAAATTTAG